A part of Chloroflexota bacterium genomic DNA contains:
- the murA gene encoding UDP-N-acetylglucosamine 1-carboxyvinyltransferase — MEKFIINGGIPLSGEITPSGNKNAALPLMAACLLTDEPVILHNVPDILDVRAMVKLLESLNVKIDYLDKTTLRFDASDIKPANLDPMICRRIRASILLAGPLISRVGEFLLPPPGGDVIGRRRVDTHMLAFSGLGVETEYTNNHFEFKAKQLIGADILMDEASVTGTENAIMGCVLAKGESVLRNAASEPHVQELCQLLNAMGANIENIGSNTLHITGVDRLHSAEFTIGPDYLEVVSYIGAAVVTGGTIRVKNAGIEHLDMIHLVMNRLGVKWECVGDDIIVPANQALTIEPDLGNAIPEISVMPWPAFPTDLMSIAIVIATQSKGSILFHDWMYPSRMYFTDKLVSMGAQIVLCDPHRCIVQGPTPLNGENLESPDIRAGMSLVLAALSANGQSVLRNVGQIDRGYQEVDQKLAKLGADIIRIDD; from the coding sequence ATGGAAAAATTTATCATCAATGGGGGCATCCCCCTCAGTGGAGAAATCACGCCATCTGGTAATAAGAATGCTGCGCTGCCCTTGATGGCGGCCTGTCTTTTGACGGATGAGCCAGTTATTCTCCATAATGTCCCTGATATTTTGGATGTCAGGGCGATGGTTAAGCTGTTGGAAAGCCTCAACGTCAAAATTGACTACTTAGATAAGACCACACTGCGCTTTGATGCCAGCGATATCAAACCTGCGAACCTGGATCCAATGATCTGCCGCCGGATTCGGGCCTCCATTCTTCTGGCCGGTCCGTTAATCAGCCGCGTGGGTGAATTTTTATTACCTCCGCCGGGTGGTGATGTGATTGGGCGCCGCCGGGTAGATACCCACATGCTCGCATTCTCCGGCTTAGGCGTTGAAACGGAATATACCAACAATCACTTCGAATTCAAAGCCAAACAATTGATTGGGGCAGATATCCTGATGGATGAAGCCTCTGTGACTGGCACCGAAAACGCTATCATGGGCTGCGTTCTGGCTAAAGGGGAAAGCGTCTTGCGTAACGCGGCAAGCGAACCTCATGTTCAGGAGCTCTGCCAGTTGCTGAACGCAATGGGCGCTAATATTGAAAATATTGGCTCAAACACCCTGCATATCACCGGTGTGGACCGCTTACATAGCGCAGAATTCACCATTGGCCCGGATTATTTGGAAGTGGTCAGCTATATCGGCGCGGCGGTTGTCACAGGCGGCACCATCCGGGTGAAGAATGCAGGCATTGAACACCTGGATATGATCCATCTTGTGATGAACCGTCTCGGTGTCAAATGGGAATGTGTTGGGGATGATATCATCGTTCCTGCCAATCAAGCGCTGACGATTGAACCTGACTTGGGGAATGCCATTCCGGAAATCTCTGTGATGCCCTGGCCTGCCTTCCCCACCGATTTGATGAGCATCGCAATCGTGATCGCGACTCAATCCAAAGGCAGCATCCTTTTCCATGACTGGATGTATCCTTCCCGAATGTATTTCACCGATAAATTGGTCAGCATGGGTGCACAGATTGTCCTTTGTGACCCCCACCGTTGCATTGTACAAGGCCCCACCCCACTGAATGGTGAAAACCTTGAAAGCCCGGATATTCGAGCCGGCATGTCATTAGTGCTGGCAGCCCTTTCGGCAAATGGTCAGAGCGTTTTACGCAATGTCGGCCAGATCGATCGCGGCTATCAGGAAGTGGACCAGAAGCTGGCCAAACTTGGGGCCGACATCATCCGAATTGATGATTAG
- the trxA gene encoding thioredoxin: protein MNEPIHVTDAAFEKTVLESSLPVIVDFWAPWCGPCKMVAPILDKIATEYAGKIVVAKVNTDENAEWAMKYGVQGIPTMLMVYEGKIVNRQVGALPEPMLREIVNQFMEVVKDHQSEN, encoded by the coding sequence ATTAATGAACCAATCCATGTTACCGATGCTGCGTTTGAAAAGACCGTGTTGGAATCATCTTTACCCGTTATTGTTGATTTTTGGGCACCCTGGTGTGGCCCCTGCAAGATGGTTGCTCCCATCCTGGACAAAATCGCAACTGAATATGCCGGCAAGATCGTAGTTGCCAAAGTCAATACAGACGAAAATGCTGAATGGGCGATGAAATATGGCGTCCAGGGCATTCCAACCATGCTTATGGTCTACGAAGGCAAGATTGTCAATCGTCAGGTTGGCGCACTGCCAGAGCCCATGCTCCGTGAAATTGTCAATCAATTCATGGAAGTGGTCAAAGACCACCAGAGCGAGAATTAA
- a CDS encoding diacylglycerol kinase family protein, protein MSHALGGWWYVIRTQQNAWIHALATVMVVITGIWLKVETRDWALLVLAVAMVWTAEFLNTALEVVVDLASPELHPLAKVGKDVGAASVLIAALSSIIIGILVMGPAFFEKLRGLFPLFGK, encoded by the coding sequence ATTAGCCATGCACTGGGCGGGTGGTGGTATGTGATTCGCACCCAACAAAACGCTTGGATTCATGCTTTGGCAACAGTCATGGTGGTCATCACCGGGATATGGCTGAAGGTGGAGACCCGCGATTGGGCCTTACTGGTCCTGGCAGTTGCAATGGTCTGGACGGCGGAATTCCTGAACACGGCCTTAGAGGTTGTCGTGGATCTGGCCAGCCCTGAACTTCACCCGTTGGCAAAAGTGGGGAAGGATGTCGGCGCGGCCAGTGTCTTGATTGCAGCATTGAGTTCTATCATCATCGGTATTCTTGTCATGGGACCAGCATTTTTCGAGAAGCTGAGGGGGTTATTCCCCTTGTTTGGCAAGTAA